A single region of the Marinobacter salinisoli genome encodes:
- a CDS encoding betaine/proline/choline family ABC transporter ATP-binding protein (Members of the family are the ATP-binding subunit of ABC transporters for substrates such as betaine, L-proline or other amino acids, choline, carnitine, etc. The substrate specificity is best determined from the substrate-binding subunit, rather than this subunit, as it interacts with the permease subunit and not with substrate directly.) yields the protein MAKNIKISIKNLYKIFGPTPDVGLEYVKRGMDKNDLLEKQNHVLGLKDINVDMREGEITVIMGLSGSGKSTLIRHLNRLIEPTAGEIRFDGEDVLNYGEEDLRKLRRERMSMVFQKFALLPHRTVLENAGMAMDVRGFKTADFESEARKWLARVGLEGNENQYPHQLSGGMQQRVGIARALVSNAPVMLMDEAFSALDPLIRSDMQDLLLELQEELQKTIVFITHDLDEALKLADHLVILKDGEVVQQGDPQEILLNPNDPYIVDFISDINRARVLRTRSVMTEGIDANLDYAGDVSDQDNLETVLSRSRGDTTLAFRVVRNGEPVGTLDMKALTRALVPTEASSEREKRSA from the coding sequence ATGGCAAAAAACATCAAGATTTCCATCAAGAACCTGTACAAGATTTTTGGCCCGACACCGGATGTGGGCCTGGAGTACGTCAAACGCGGCATGGACAAGAACGACCTGCTGGAAAAGCAGAACCATGTGCTTGGCCTGAAGGACATCAACGTGGACATGCGCGAGGGCGAGATCACCGTGATCATGGGGTTGTCCGGCTCCGGCAAGTCCACCCTGATTCGGCACCTGAACCGGCTCATTGAACCAACCGCCGGTGAAATCCGGTTCGACGGCGAAGACGTGCTGAACTACGGCGAGGAAGACCTGCGTAAGCTGCGCCGTGAACGCATGTCCATGGTGTTCCAGAAGTTCGCGCTGCTACCCCATCGCACGGTACTGGAGAACGCCGGTATGGCCATGGACGTTCGCGGCTTCAAAACCGCGGACTTCGAAAGCGAGGCCCGCAAGTGGCTGGCGCGTGTCGGCCTGGAAGGCAATGAAAACCAGTATCCGCATCAGCTGTCCGGCGGGATGCAGCAGCGGGTGGGTATTGCCCGTGCGCTGGTCTCCAACGCTCCGGTGATGCTGATGGACGAAGCCTTCTCGGCACTGGACCCGCTGATCCGTTCGGATATGCAGGACCTGCTGCTGGAGCTTCAGGAAGAGCTGCAAAAAACCATCGTGTTCATCACCCACGACCTGGACGAAGCGCTGAAACTGGCGGACCACCTGGTCATCCTGAAAGACGGCGAAGTGGTGCAGCAGGGTGACCCTCAGGAGATTCTGCTGAACCCCAACGACCCGTACATCGTCGATTTCATCAGTGACATCAACCGGGCCCGTGTGCTGCGGACCCGCTCTGTGATGACCGAAGGGATAGATGCCAACCTGGATTACGCCGGCGATGTGTCCGATCAGGACAACCTGGAAACGGTGCTCTCCCGATCCCGGGGTGACACCACACTGGCGTTCCGCGTCGTTCGCAATGGGGAGCCGGTAGGCACACTGGACATGAAAGCCCTGACACGGGCGCTGGTGCCAACCGAGGCGTCCAGTGAACGGGAAAAGCGCTCGGCCTGA
- a CDS encoding META domain-containing protein, with amino-acid sequence MRSRYLLAVPVVATLGLLLSACQSTPETQFKAENTYACGQLNINVLAAEDNPLLTIEYLNQQLLLKPAESDGGELYVAPGNESTRFLRTGETALLTIRGQQYPECLPPGAIEMPFRAAGNEPYWQARVIGDELIVDRPLEEKTTLRLPAKLSKADRHGRQFVAAGDGMNVTLTVARQLCQDTMSGAQYPNQAWLALDDIVYGGCGGNPERLYLGAEWIVGDLAKTEPLDRSRMTITFLNGNRIAGMASCNRYSGTYLLDGEGGVDFSQLISSRMACSPELMLQEDRFLELLDRVSSIRIGRFGELLLTTREGEMIKAFPSDMVDPTLE; translated from the coding sequence ATGCGCTCACGATACCTCTTGGCTGTTCCGGTCGTGGCCACGCTCGGCCTGCTGTTATCGGCCTGCCAGAGCACACCGGAAACCCAGTTCAAGGCTGAGAATACCTATGCCTGCGGCCAGCTGAACATCAATGTTCTGGCGGCCGAGGACAACCCACTGCTGACGATTGAGTATCTGAACCAGCAGTTGTTGCTGAAACCGGCCGAGAGCGACGGTGGTGAGCTGTATGTGGCTCCGGGTAACGAGAGCACGCGGTTCCTGCGCACCGGTGAGACGGCGCTGCTCACCATTCGGGGCCAGCAGTACCCGGAATGCCTGCCTCCGGGCGCCATAGAAATGCCGTTTCGCGCTGCCGGTAATGAACCCTACTGGCAAGCCCGGGTGATTGGCGATGAATTGATTGTTGATCGACCGCTTGAGGAAAAGACCACCTTGCGCCTGCCGGCCAAGCTCAGTAAGGCGGATCGTCACGGGCGCCAGTTCGTGGCAGCTGGCGACGGCATGAATGTGACCCTGACCGTTGCGCGCCAGCTGTGTCAGGACACCATGTCCGGTGCGCAATATCCCAACCAGGCGTGGCTGGCACTGGACGATATTGTGTACGGTGGCTGTGGCGGTAACCCCGAGCGCTTGTACCTGGGCGCGGAGTGGATTGTGGGTGACCTGGCGAAAACCGAGCCGCTTGATCGCTCGCGCATGACGATCACGTTCCTGAACGGCAACCGGATTGCGGGGATGGCGTCCTGTAATCGGTACTCCGGCACCTATCTGCTGGACGGCGAGGGCGGTGTGGATTTCAGCCAGCTGATCAGTTCGCGGATGGCGTGCTCACCCGAACTGATGTTGCAGGAAGACCGGTTTCTGGAATTGCTGGACCGGGTGTCCTCGATTCGCATCGGGCGTTTCGGCGAGCTGCTGTTGACGACGCGGGAGGGGGAGATGATCAAGGCATTCCCCTCCGATATGGTTGATCCCACGCTGGAGTGA
- a CDS encoding glutathione S-transferase family protein, producing the protein MALKLYQFAISHYCEKIRWALDYKGLNYETITLLPGQHIKTMRQVTGTKITSVPVLEHDGTIVQDSPKILDYLDQTFPERPLTPEDPALREQALAWEQRLDNEAGPAVRCYAYHHFLKRPKVVIPLLAAGTPFYNRYLLSLIFSRVEEMMRHWMKINEKTSEQSRLVMEQLLTDLAAAYKDSPFLVGDTFTRADLTAAAMFSPMFQPDAYPLNWPKPEKIPADVSAWLQQWQPQLQVLSDVYEQHRKAG; encoded by the coding sequence ATGGCTTTAAAGCTCTACCAGTTCGCCATTTCCCATTACTGCGAGAAAATTCGCTGGGCACTGGATTACAAAGGCCTGAACTACGAAACCATCACGCTGCTGCCCGGCCAGCACATCAAAACCATGCGCCAGGTGACCGGTACCAAGATAACGTCGGTGCCGGTTCTGGAGCACGATGGCACGATCGTGCAGGACTCGCCGAAGATCCTGGACTATCTCGACCAAACCTTTCCCGAACGACCGCTGACGCCGGAAGACCCGGCACTCCGGGAGCAGGCCCTGGCGTGGGAGCAACGCCTGGACAACGAGGCGGGGCCCGCGGTGCGCTGCTACGCCTATCACCACTTCCTCAAGCGCCCGAAAGTGGTCATCCCGCTGCTGGCCGCCGGAACCCCCTTCTACAACCGCTACCTGCTGAGTCTGATCTTCAGTCGGGTAGAGGAAATGATGCGCCACTGGATGAAAATCAACGAAAAGACGTCCGAACAGTCGCGTCTGGTCATGGAACAACTACTGACCGACCTGGCCGCTGCCTACAAGGATAGCCCGTTTCTGGTCGGCGACACCTTTACCCGGGCCGACCTGACCGCGGCAGCCATGTTTTCCCCCATGTTCCAGCCCGATGCCTACCCGCTTAACTGGCCCAAGCCGGAGAAGATACCAGCGGATGTGTCGGCCTGGCTGCAACAGTGGCAACCGCAACTTCAGGTGCTGTCGGACGTCTACGAGCAGCACCGCAAGGCCGGATAA
- a CDS encoding sterol desaturase family protein translates to MALTDMLLAVLHDSGLIGLWEMVAPWLALDARQLIFVVATPAFIAVAVWEYLRIKHDPKLMDGREAIRNFALGAGYQTTELLFAGIIAFPVYALCYHYRLFDLELNALTAILTFIGVEFCFYWMHRTSHRVRWFWAAHIVHHSSERMNFSTAMRQNATNIFNGNWLFYLPLALLGFNPVWIGVAYALSLVYQFFIHTTLVRRLPDWVELIFNTPSHHRVHHGRNRGYIDQNFGGVLIVWDRLFGTFTPEDERNPPHYGVTTPPPSNNLFVLWTHEYVDLFRDMAQPGRLWFRIKHLWKPPEWKRPAPADLGTTHARTPLNTDQ, encoded by the coding sequence ATGGCCCTCACCGACATGCTGCTGGCTGTCTTACACGACAGCGGACTGATAGGCCTGTGGGAAATGGTTGCCCCGTGGCTTGCACTGGATGCACGGCAGTTAATTTTTGTCGTCGCCACGCCGGCGTTTATTGCGGTGGCGGTATGGGAATACCTGCGGATCAAGCACGACCCGAAACTGATGGATGGCCGCGAAGCCATCCGGAACTTCGCTCTGGGCGCCGGGTACCAGACCACCGAACTGCTGTTCGCCGGTATTATTGCGTTTCCGGTCTATGCCCTGTGCTACCACTACCGGCTGTTCGACCTCGAACTGAATGCACTGACCGCCATTCTGACGTTCATTGGCGTTGAATTCTGCTTCTACTGGATGCATCGGACCAGCCACCGGGTGCGCTGGTTCTGGGCTGCCCACATCGTGCACCACTCGTCCGAGCGCATGAACTTTTCCACGGCCATGCGCCAGAACGCCACGAATATTTTCAACGGTAACTGGCTGTTCTACCTGCCTCTGGCACTGCTGGGTTTCAACCCGGTCTGGATCGGGGTCGCCTACGCCCTGTCCCTGGTCTATCAGTTCTTCATTCACACCACGCTGGTCAGGCGTCTGCCAGACTGGGTCGAGCTGATATTCAATACCCCGAGCCACCATCGGGTCCATCATGGTCGCAACCGGGGCTACATTGATCAAAACTTCGGTGGGGTGCTGATTGTCTGGGACCGTCTGTTCGGCACCTTTACTCCGGAAGACGAGCGAAACCCGCCGCACTATGGCGTCACCACCCCTCCGCCGTCCAACAACCTGTTTGTTCTGTGGACCCACGAATACGTGGACCTGTTCCGCGACATGGCCCAGCCCGGAAGATTATGGTTCAGGATCAAACACCTATGGAAACCGCCGGAATGGAAACGCCCGGCTCCTGCAGACCTAGGGACAACCCATGCAAGAACACCCCTTAACACTGACCAGTGA
- a CDS encoding alpha/beta hydrolase, producing the protein MQEHPLTLTSDDDHLIHGTLFEPDQPRAVLVISHGMAEHDGRYAGFARWLGEHDIATITFNHRGHGPASAKDDLGHYSDQQGWHKVTDDLYRVLGHARARFPGVPVLLLGHSMGSFIAQSCIQQHKKAADALILSATNRINKPQLLAYQLLIGGLLKVYGRRHRSPTLTNLSFGRFNKAFEPARTDSDWLSRDPAQVDAYLADPLCGFQCTTGLWQDFVRGILSINPGQWPKDLPVHLFAGTEDPVAEMGTGVTRHFRAIRDAGVKRVTLRLFEGGRHEMLNETNVDQVRDYILSLCQSHIQPEQPGPEHASQGKKAGARPSGVDTD; encoded by the coding sequence ATGCAAGAACACCCCTTAACACTGACCAGTGACGATGATCACCTGATTCACGGCACGCTCTTCGAGCCGGATCAGCCCCGAGCCGTTCTGGTCATATCCCATGGCATGGCGGAGCATGACGGACGCTACGCCGGGTTCGCACGCTGGCTCGGCGAACACGATATCGCGACCATAACCTTCAACCACCGCGGCCATGGCCCGGCGTCCGCAAAGGACGACCTCGGCCATTACAGTGACCAGCAAGGGTGGCACAAGGTAACGGACGACCTGTACCGGGTGCTGGGCCATGCCCGGGCCCGGTTCCCGGGCGTTCCGGTGCTCCTGTTAGGGCACAGCATGGGTTCGTTTATTGCGCAGAGCTGCATCCAGCAACACAAGAAGGCCGCCGATGCCCTGATCCTGAGCGCCACCAACCGGATCAACAAACCGCAGCTGCTGGCCTACCAACTGTTGATCGGCGGGCTGCTGAAAGTCTACGGCCGCCGTCACCGCAGTCCGACACTGACCAATCTGTCCTTTGGACGGTTCAACAAGGCCTTCGAGCCGGCTCGAACCGACAGCGACTGGCTCAGCCGCGATCCGGCCCAGGTCGACGCCTACCTGGCCGACCCGCTGTGCGGATTCCAGTGCACGACCGGCCTGTGGCAGGATTTCGTGCGCGGCATTCTGAGCATCAACCCCGGACAATGGCCCAAGGATCTGCCCGTTCACCTGTTTGCCGGCACCGAGGACCCGGTGGCCGAGATGGGCACAGGCGTCACCCGGCATTTCCGGGCCATACGCGATGCCGGAGTTAAACGAGTGACGCTCCGGCTGTTCGAAGGTGGCCGACACGAGATGCTGAATGAAACCAATGTCGACCAAGTGCGCGATTACATCTTATCGCTGTGCCAATCCCATATTCAGCCGGAACAGCCGGGGCCGGAGCATGCGTCCCAAGGGAAAAAAGCCGGAGCCCGGCCAAGCGGTGTGGATACAGATTAA
- the crp gene encoding cAMP-activated global transcriptional regulator CRP, translating into MATIIKPVEQKTKHLDYFLSQCHRRRYPAKSTIIYAGDKSDSLFYIVKGSVTVIIEDDDGREMIMAYLNAGDFFGEMGLFDNMDSRSAWVKAKTECEVAEISYTKFREIAQQDPRVLYFIGEQMASRLRQTTRKVGDLAFLDVTGRVARTLLDLCKEPDAMTHPDGMQIKITRQEIGRIVGCSREMVGRVLKTLEDQGLVRVKGKTMVVFGTR; encoded by the coding sequence ATGGCCACTATCATCAAGCCGGTTGAGCAGAAAACCAAACATCTCGACTACTTCCTCTCTCAGTGTCACCGCCGCCGTTACCCGGCCAAGAGCACCATTATCTATGCGGGCGACAAGAGCGATTCGCTGTTTTACATCGTTAAGGGGTCGGTGACCGTCATCATCGAGGATGACGACGGCCGGGAAATGATCATGGCCTACCTCAATGCCGGCGACTTTTTCGGTGAGATGGGACTGTTCGACAACATGGACTCCCGCAGCGCCTGGGTTAAGGCCAAGACCGAGTGTGAGGTGGCTGAGATTTCCTACACCAAGTTCCGGGAAATCGCCCAGCAGGATCCGCGCGTGCTGTACTTTATCGGCGAGCAGATGGCTTCCCGGCTGCGTCAGACCACTCGCAAAGTCGGTGACCTGGCGTTCCTGGACGTGACTGGCCGGGTCGCCCGTACCTTGCTGGACCTGTGCAAGGAGCCGGATGCGATGACCCATCCGGATGGCATGCAGATCAAGATTACCCGTCAGGAAATCGGCCGTATTGTGGGCTGTTCCCGGGAAATGGTCGGCCGGGTTCTGAAAACCCTGGAAGATCAGGGCCTGGTGCGGGTGAAAGGCAAGACCATGGTGGTCTTCGGCACCCGATAA
- a CDS encoding OsmC family protein, with protein sequence MKATVDWTGNVSFKATSGTGHSVQMDGPPNDGGQNLGPRPMEMLLMGVGGCSSYDVVTILEKSRQDVTACHTELEAERVDAVPAIFTKIHLHFVVTGRNLKENLVKRAVSLSAEKYCSASILMEKAGVEITHSYEIRAAE encoded by the coding sequence ATGAAAGCGACCGTTGACTGGACCGGTAACGTCAGTTTCAAAGCCACCAGCGGCACCGGACACAGCGTTCAGATGGATGGCCCACCCAACGACGGCGGCCAGAATCTGGGGCCCCGGCCAATGGAAATGCTGCTCATGGGCGTCGGTGGCTGCTCCTCCTACGACGTGGTCACCATCCTGGAAAAGAGCCGCCAGGACGTCACAGCCTGCCATACGGAACTGGAAGCCGAACGCGTGGATGCCGTGCCCGCAATCTTCACCAAGATTCATCTGCATTTTGTGGTGACCGGCCGAAACCTGAAAGAGAACCTGGTAAAGCGGGCGGTTAGCCTGTCAGCCGAGAAGTACTGCTCTGCCTCCATCCTGATGGAAAAGGCCGGCGTCGAAATCACCCACAGCTACGAAATCCGCGCTGCGGAATAA
- the speD gene encoding adenosylmethionine decarboxylase has protein sequence MENKLQLHGFNNLTKSLSFNIYDICYAQTEEQRKAYIEYIDEMYNAERLTQILSDVVKIIGANILNVARQDYDPHGASVTMLIAEHELTNPEDHDNEESPGPMPDTIVAHLDKSHVTVHTYPESHPHDGVSTFRADIDVSTCGLISPLKVLNYLIHSFDSDVVTVDYRVRGFTRDVDGTKHYIDHDINSIQNYLAEDTRNAYQMIDVNVYQENLFHTKMMLKDFNLENYLFGVKPSDLDPDEARSIEERLHTEMLEIFYSRNLG, from the coding sequence ATGGAAAACAAGCTTCAGTTACACGGGTTCAACAACCTGACCAAATCCCTGAGCTTTAACATTTACGATATCTGCTACGCCCAGACCGAGGAACAGCGCAAGGCCTACATCGAATACATTGACGAGATGTACAACGCCGAGCGTCTTACCCAGATCCTGAGTGATGTCGTGAAGATCATTGGCGCCAACATCCTGAACGTCGCCCGTCAGGACTACGACCCGCACGGGGCCTCGGTGACCATGCTGATCGCCGAGCATGAACTGACCAACCCGGAAGACCATGATAACGAGGAATCGCCTGGCCCCATGCCGGACACCATCGTGGCGCACCTCGATAAAAGCCATGTGACCGTGCACACCTACCCGGAAAGTCACCCGCATGATGGTGTCAGTACCTTCCGCGCCGATATCGACGTATCCACCTGCGGCCTGATTTCGCCGCTCAAGGTGCTCAACTACCTGATTCACAGCTTCGATTCGGATGTCGTCACCGTGGATTACCGGGTGCGCGGCTTTACCCGGGATGTGGATGGCACCAAGCACTACATCGACCACGACATCAACTCGATCCAGAACTACCTCGCCGAGGATACCCGCAACGCGTATCAAATGATCGACGTCAACGTGTACCAGGAGAACCTTTTCCACACCAAGATGATGCTGAAAGACTTCAATCTGGAGAACTACCTGTTCGGGGTCAAACCCAGCGATCTGGACCCGGACGAGGCCCGTTCCATTGAGGAGCGCCTGCACACAGAAATGCTGGAAATCTTCTACTCGCGGAATCTGGGCTGA
- a CDS encoding FMN-dependent NADH-azoreductase, translated as MSKQILVITASMFGSQGQSSQLVSQTLDSLKASHPDAVIRVRDLAQEPVPHLDAERFQSFLAPEGELSSEQQHALAHSNELIEELKRANIVVLGVPMYNFGIPSVLKAYFDHIARAGVTFRYTENGPEGLLEDRPVYVLAARGGIYANTPNDSQTPYLRSFLNFLGLKELHFVYAEGLNMGDEQKHTALEQARERIQAVTA; from the coding sequence ATGAGCAAGCAGATTCTCGTTATTACAGCCAGCATGTTCGGCAGCCAGGGGCAGTCCTCGCAACTGGTATCGCAGACCCTCGACAGCCTCAAGGCCAGTCATCCCGACGCCGTCATCCGGGTCCGGGACCTGGCCCAGGAGCCGGTTCCGCACCTGGATGCCGAGCGCTTTCAGTCCTTCCTGGCACCCGAGGGCGAGTTGAGCAGCGAGCAGCAGCATGCGCTGGCTCACTCAAACGAACTGATCGAAGAACTCAAGCGGGCCAACATTGTCGTGCTGGGCGTGCCCATGTACAACTTCGGCATCCCCTCGGTTCTGAAAGCCTACTTTGACCACATCGCCCGGGCCGGTGTCACCTTCCGCTATACCGAAAACGGCCCAGAAGGCCTGCTGGAAGACCGGCCGGTCTACGTACTCGCAGCACGCGGTGGGATCTACGCCAACACGCCCAACGACAGCCAGACGCCCTATCTGCGCTCGTTCCTGAACTTTCTGGGGCTGAAAGAGCTTCACTTTGTCTATGCTGAGGGGCTGAACATGGGCGACGAACAGAAGCACACCGCGCTTGAGCAGGCTCGCGAGCGTATTCAGGCGGTCACCGCCTGA
- a CDS encoding pirin family protein, translated as MTLRTVDRVIPALETSDGAGVRIKRSLGQHSSVRLDPYLMLDEFGSDQPQDYIAGFPAHPHRGFETVTYMIEGHMLHEDHMGNRGNLRNGGVQWMTAGRGIVHSEMPQQESGLMRGFQLWLNLPAAEKMQPAGYRDIQPEDIPKVTHQGATVKLIAGSLTLGNETLEGAVAGGTTQPVYADIQFAAGGDIRIPVSAGHNVMVYLYEGDASVETDNGSQALQASAASVLSDGDEVRLRAGETPARLLLIAGRPIGEPIVQYGPFVMNTREEIEQALQDFRDGRLTA; from the coding sequence ATGACGCTTCGTACCGTAGACCGGGTAATCCCTGCCCTGGAAACCTCCGATGGCGCCGGCGTCCGCATCAAGCGGTCGCTGGGACAGCATTCCAGCGTAAGACTGGACCCCTACCTGATGCTGGATGAATTTGGCTCGGACCAGCCCCAGGATTACATCGCCGGCTTCCCCGCGCACCCGCATCGGGGTTTTGAAACCGTGACCTACATGATCGAGGGGCACATGCTCCACGAAGACCACATGGGCAACCGGGGCAACCTGCGCAATGGCGGCGTGCAGTGGATGACCGCAGGCCGAGGCATTGTGCACTCGGAAATGCCGCAGCAGGAATCCGGCCTGATGCGGGGCTTCCAGCTCTGGCTAAACCTGCCGGCGGCGGAAAAAATGCAACCGGCGGGCTATCGCGACATCCAGCCGGAGGACATTCCCAAAGTGACGCACCAGGGCGCGACAGTGAAACTGATTGCAGGTTCACTGACCCTCGGCAACGAGACTCTGGAAGGCGCGGTGGCCGGCGGCACCACGCAGCCAGTGTACGCGGACATCCAGTTTGCCGCCGGCGGTGATATCCGGATTCCGGTCAGCGCCGGCCACAATGTCATGGTTTACCTGTACGAGGGAGACGCCTCGGTTGAAACGGACAACGGCAGCCAGGCACTGCAGGCGTCCGCCGCCAGCGTGCTGAGCGATGGTGATGAAGTTCGGCTTCGGGCTGGCGAAACGCCCGCCAGGCTGCTGCTGATCGCGGGACGCCCCATTGGCGAACCCATCGTGCAGTACGGCCCCTTTGTGATGAACACCCGAGAGGAAATCGAACAGGCGCTGCAGGATTTCCGCGACGGCCGTCTGACGGCCTGA
- a CDS encoding phosphoribulokinase encodes MSKRHPIIAVTGSSGAGTTTTGQIFSRIFAAEGLQAAMVTGDSFHRYNREQMARLAAKGQFGERNHFALAANHIDKLEALFYDYAHTGNGRYRQYVHDEDRDLVEQGHKPGSFTSWGPLPPDTDLLFYEGLHGGVVTDNYNIAQYVDLLIGVVPIVNLEWIQKIHRDTHKRGYSQDAVVETIINRMDDYVHDIVPQFSHSHINFQRIPLVDTSNPFVVRDVPTEDESLLVIHFRDPSEVDFPYLLQLIPNSSLSRHDTIVIPGTKMPLAMDLMVRPMVQRLIAGKPFA; translated from the coding sequence ATGTCCAAACGCCACCCTATTATCGCCGTGACCGGCTCATCCGGAGCCGGCACCACGACCACCGGTCAGATATTCAGCCGTATATTTGCCGCCGAAGGTCTGCAGGCGGCCATGGTCACGGGCGACAGTTTTCACCGCTATAACCGGGAACAGATGGCGCGTCTGGCGGCCAAGGGCCAGTTTGGCGAACGCAACCACTTTGCACTGGCCGCCAATCACATCGACAAGCTCGAGGCCCTGTTTTACGACTACGCCCACACCGGCAACGGTCGTTACCGCCAGTACGTGCACGACGAGGACCGGGATCTGGTGGAACAGGGGCACAAGCCCGGCAGCTTCACCTCCTGGGGGCCTTTGCCACCGGACACCGACCTGCTGTTCTACGAGGGCCTGCACGGGGGCGTTGTCACTGACAACTACAACATAGCCCAGTACGTTGACCTGCTGATTGGCGTGGTGCCCATCGTTAACCTGGAATGGATTCAGAAGATCCACAGGGACACCCACAAGCGGGGCTACAGCCAGGACGCGGTGGTGGAAACCATCATCAACCGGATGGACGATTACGTACACGACATCGTGCCCCAGTTCTCCCACAGCCACATTAACTTTCAGCGCATACCCCTGGTGGATACCTCCAACCCCTTTGTGGTTCGTGATGTGCCGACCGAAGATGAGAGTCTGCTGGTGATCCACTTCCGAGATCCTTCGGAAGTGGATTTTCCCTACCTGCTGCAGCTGATTCCGAACAGCTCCCTGTCACGCCACGATACCATTGTCATTCCGGGCACCAAGATGCCGCTGGCGATGGACCTGATGGTCCGGCCCATGGTCCAGCGGCTCATTGCAGGAAAGCCCTTTGCCTAG